The following nucleotide sequence is from Candidatus Thorarchaeota archaeon.
CAGAGCTTCTATCAGATGATTCCGAGCTGAGAGAAAGCTGGAGACAAATTGCCGAGTCTAGTGAGCGCCTCCTCAAAAACCATCCTCAAGGCAAGGAAGTAAATCCCGTTACAAGAACCGTCATTCTGCTAGCAGTTTTGGTGTTCATAGTTCTCGTGATTTTGGCTTTCGGATAGTATCATTGAATTGGGCTTAGCAAACTAGCTGAAAGCTAACATTCACAAGAAATATAGAGCACCTAATCACAGTTGAATGTGAGAGAGTATGACAACGAGAGTTGCAATCAACGGTTTCGGCAGGATTGGAAGGAACTACGTGCGTGCGGCAATTAATCGGGATTTCGATATTGTAGCAATCAACGACATAATGGATGTTGAAACGCGTGCTCATCTATTTCGGTATGATACTGTCATGGGGAAATTCAAAGGATCAGTCGAAAGAAATGATGATGAATTGGTCATAGAAGGCCATGGAATCAAGATGTTGAATGAGAAGGATCCGGAGGAGCTGCCTTGGGATGAGATGGACGTCGACATAGTCATAGAATCAACAGGCGTATTCAGAACTCGCAAGGACTGTGACAAACATCTGGCGGCGGGCGCTGATAAGGTTCTCTTGAGCGCACCTGGCAAAGGTGGAGAAATGCTTACTGTGGTGCTTGGAGTAAACGGTGATGACTACGATCCTGAGAAGCATGATGTGATTTCAAATGCTTCTTGCACAACCAATTGTTTGGCACCGCTTGTGAAAGTCCTTGATGAAGCGTTTGGACTTCAGTGTGGATTGATGACGACGACCCATGCTGTAACGACAAGCCAGAGAATTTTGGATATGCCACATGGTGACCTTAGACGAGCTCGGGCGGCTGGTTGGAATATCATTCCGACTACCACTGGGGCCGCAAAGGCAATAGATTTGGTTTATCCAGAAGCATCTGGAAAACTAGATGCAATGGCTATGCGTGTTCCCGTCATGGATGCCTCAATAGTTGATATGGTCGTCAATCTCGATGAGGAAACTGACGTTGAGGGTGTCAATACAGCATTCAAGGATGCCTCCGAGAAAGGAGACCTAGCCCCATATCTAGCGTATATTGATGAACCGCTTGTTTCCTCGGATTTCATTGGTGACCCTCATTCCTGCAGCTACGATTCGCTCATGACCCGTGTGATTGGTAATATGGCCAAGGTGCTCGGCTGGTATGACAACGAGGCTGGTTATGCCACTCGCATGATCGACCTGACAGAAATCGTTGGAAGTAGTCTGTAAAGATTGGCAAAAGCAGCAGCAGATGAAATGATATCTATGGACCTTCTACAAACAGGTTCATAGATTTCTCTTTCTTTTCGAATGTTTCATCACGATATCAGATTTGTCTAGGAGTCTTCAGCACACTTCAAGTAGACATGAACTGCGGTGCCGCCCAAATCGGACTGCTCCATCTCGATACCGCCTTCGTATAATTCAGCAATCTTTCGATGAGATGATTCTTTCCTATCTTTGTGCGCTAGCCATGATAACTGCTAGCAAATATTCTCCAGATTTAAGTTTGACAGGAACTACTGACAGGAGTTCTTCATTTATGCAGAGATTAATGCGTATGTTGAACATAGAAGATGGCGGGGAAAGCCTGGAATGTTTCGAATCTGTTCTAATCCTGCATATGGAAGATTTGGATAAACCCTCACTAAGGGCACTAATCGACGCTTACGAATCCAAGGGGAATCTACTGGAAGCTTTGAAGGAAACAATCAAGGAACACAGGAAACCGCTACATCATGGTGCCGGGGCTGAAGCACTGAAAATGATGCTTTAGTTGTCAAAGGAGTCTGATATCGAGGAGGCATTGATTCAGCGATTGGAATCTGGAAGGACAATATTTGGATTCGGACACCGCGTGTATGAAACAGTTGACCCCCGAGCCAAGTATATTCACAAGCTTCTTCGTGATAGGTGTGAGAAAACGTCATTGGAATGGCTGTTTGAAACTATATGTAGGATTGCAGATATTGCCCCTTGTCTCATCAATGAAATTAAGGGCGTTGAGGTTTACCCAGATGTGGATTTCTACAATGCTGCCTTTTAACATACCTGCGGGCTTCCAGCTGAAGCAAATACTGACTTTTTTGCCATAGCCCGCGGAGCCGGCTGGATGGCACATTTGCTCGAAATGCAAGAGAAAAGCGAGTATTAGCTTCTTTGGCTAGGTTTCCCAGATAGAGATGATATGTTCTACACGCTCCTTTTCGTTTTCATTCAAACGGTGAATAGGTGGTCTACAATACCCTCCTTAGAGGCCAAGGTAATCCATTGCTGCTTTTACCGCAGGAACATTGTTGGCCTTCCCTCTGTTTTCCCTAAAATCCTCGGATGGGGTTATTTTTTCGACAATGCTCATAGCCGTTCTTGAATCGTTGCTAACAAGAGCATCGTAAAGAGCAAGTGAAATTCTAGGAGCGAAATTTCCTAGCCCTGTAGTGAATCCAGTGGCTCCGGCATAGAAATAGAAGGGCGCAAATCTCTCGGCAGTTCCACATGACCATATGAAGGAATCGCCAAGCCGGAAAACGGTTTGCGAGAAATCAACAATTCGCCCGTAAGCGTATTTGACTCCGACAATATTGTCTCTGTTAGCCAGTTTTTCAAGAACATCATCAGTCATCAAGGGGCCTTTCTTGTAGAGAATCACTCCGCTTGGAGCGGCTGCTTCTGCAATTTGCCGAATGTAGTTCAGTAAACCCTCTTCTGACTTGAAAACGTGTTGTGGGTACATGACCATAACTGCATCAGCACCACTTTCTGCTGCAAACTCAGCTTGTTCTTTTGCAGTAGTGATGGACCCTCCTACACCTGGCATCACTACCGCTTCACCTTCAGCTGTATTCAGTGTTGTCTGCACAACTTCAAACCATTCTGGTTCTGAAAGTGAGTAGAATTCACCAGTGTTTCCACAAGGCAGAAGGAGTTTTGCTCCCCTATCGATGAGATATTCAAGGTTGGCAGTAATTGCATCAGTATCTACACGTTTCAGGTTTGTTGAGAATGGTGTTGCCGTTGTAAAAGCTACGCCATGCAATGCTTCTTGTATTCGTTTTATCTGCAAGTTGTTCAGCTCGCCATATTGTTTGACTGTATACTCAAAACTACACCTCCTTCATATATTCCCTGCTACGGGTACTGCTGTGAAAGGAGGTTCAAACCACATCATTTGGGGTATTTTTGGGTTAGTTTCTTCCTCTCTTCTTTAGAGCTGCTAAAATCAATATTCAGCCTCTTGTAGGTGGTTACACAAGGATTCCCTGGAGCTACATGAAACGTAACTCCAGGTACCGAAGCATCAGCGTAGAGGACATCAAAAACATAGCTATAGGCAGTTTGTCCCAAAAAGGACCTCCCAAGATTTCCTCCATCCGAATGCCTGCATATGGAATCGAATCCTTTACCCTCACTATGTGAGCTTAGAATCTCTGTTACATCTACAACCGTTCGAGCAGCGGCTAATTCTCTTTCTGCCTTTTGACGACGACGCCTACTTTTCCATACTGGACCACTCGCTCCTCTTTTCTCTGCACGAGCCGCTTTCAAATCATCGATTGTGTTCAAGAGAACATGATGATTTGTCCGAACAACATAATCATCTGATCTCTCTAGCTTACATTGATTATTCGAAATCTCGATGGCGGCTACACTCCTGGAATCGCCTAAGACCAGATTGCACCACTGATATGCTATACCCGAGGAAATCTTGTCTTCAACTATCTGATAGGCTGAATCGATGTCATCAGCCACTTGAATGATATTTTCGAGAAGATGGTCGTACGGTCGGTCTTCCGTTGGAAGCACCGTTGCACTACAACCAGCGAGTCCATGCTTGTTGATACCAATGGAAACACCTGCTCTCTCACCGGAGCCTATGACGACTCCGCTGACGGCAAACATCTGATTATTGAAGACCAGATTGTCTACATGATTCTTGTTGAGCAAGTCTTTGTTCTTGAACATAAGTAACCTTGGACCTAAACTAGCCGCTCCTATAGTGCATCCAGCTGTCATGCTCGTATAGTTGTACTAAACTAATTTGAAGATGTTGTCTCGTTTCATATGTGCGATAAGAAGACTTTTGTCTTGCAAGATAATACGCTCAAATTGGAGGCAAACTCTTGAAGGCTTTGGTTAATGGCACAATTCTATGTCCTGTGAACGGACAGATAGAGAACGCTACAGTTTTGTTTGAAAAAGGTAAGATTCTCGAAGTTGGTGCAGATGTAGATGTACCGGATAGTGCAGATGTTGTTGATGTCAAAGGGAAATACATCCTGCCCGGCTTTGTTGAAGCTCACGCCCATCAGGGTCTCTTCGATGGCAGTATTGGGTGGGCTGGAGCGGATGGAAACGAAGCAACTGACCCAGTAACACCTGAAGTGCGTGGTATCGATTCTTTCAACCCCGATGAACCTAGTATAGCTGAAGTTCCGAAAGGTGGTGTGACCTGCGTGAACACTGGCCCAGGATCGGCCAACGTTGTATCTGGCGAGGCTTTTGTGTTCAAACCTACTGGTGACGCTGTTGTTGATGATATGGTCATTATGGCTCCATCAGGCTTGAAGATTGCTACAGGTGAGAATCCAAAGGGAGCCCATGGTAAACAGCATGACCGAATGCCTTCAACACGAATGGGGGTAGCTGCGTTGCTTCGAAAAACATTCACTGAGGCACGCAATTACATGGATGAATGGAAAGCGTACGGCGAGAAAAGGAAAGAAGCTAAGGAGAAAGGAGAAGCTCTGCCAAAGCCCCCTAATCGTGATTTGGGTAAGGAGACCCTCGTCAAGGTACTAAAAGGAGAGATTCCGTTACATGCGCATGCACATAGAGCAGATGATATCGCTACGGTGGTGCGTGTGGCCAAAGAATTCAATCTCAGAGTTATGATTATTCATTGTACTGAAGGCCATAAAATAGCGGACTTCCTTGCCGAAAATGATGTTCCTGCTGTAGTAGGCCCGACAATGTTCTGGGTGAGTAAGCCCGAAACAAGAGAACGAGGTTTTGAGACGGCGGTGAAACTGAACGAAGCAGGAGTCAAAGTAGCTTTGCAAACGGACTCCCTTACTCCCATGAATTTCTTCCCACTACTACCAATGCATGTCATAAAAAAAGGCATGAGTAGAGAGGACGCACTTCGTTGTGTGACTATGAATCCGGCAGAGATGCTTGGTTTAGATGATCGTGTGGGATCACTCGAAGCTGGGAAGGATGCTGACATAGTTGTGTGGTCTGGTCATCCCTTTGAATTCTACAATGAAGTTGAAAAAGTTTTCATCAACGGTGAGGAAATGGAGCTGGAAAGCGACTGACAGAATTGTTGCTTGACTTCTGCCTGTTCAGGATAATGAATCGCTGAACGGTCTTGAGTATCACTTTCGAAATGGCTTCCAATATACTCAGCAA
It contains:
- the gap gene encoding type I glyceraldehyde-3-phosphate dehydrogenase, whose amino-acid sequence is MTTRVAINGFGRIGRNYVRAAINRDFDIVAINDIMDVETRAHLFRYDTVMGKFKGSVERNDDELVIEGHGIKMLNEKDPEELPWDEMDVDIVIESTGVFRTRKDCDKHLAAGADKVLLSAPGKGGEMLTVVLGVNGDDYDPEKHDVISNASCTTNCLAPLVKVLDEAFGLQCGLMTTTHAVTTSQRILDMPHGDLRRARAAGWNIIPTTTGAAKAIDLVYPEASGKLDAMAMRVPVMDASIVDMVVNLDEETDVEGVNTAFKDASEKGDLAPYLAYIDEPLVSSDFIGDPHSCSYDSLMTRVIGNMAKVLGWYDNEAGYATRMIDLTEIVGSSL
- a CDS encoding dihydrodipicolinate synthase family protein; translation: MQIKRIQEALHGVAFTTATPFSTNLKRVDTDAITANLEYLIDRGAKLLLPCGNTGEFYSLSEPEWFEVVQTTLNTAEGEAVVMPGVGGSITTAKEQAEFAAESGADAVMVMYPQHVFKSEEGLLNYIRQIAEAAAPSGVILYKKGPLMTDDVLEKLANRDNIVGVKYAYGRIVDFSQTVFRLGDSFIWSCGTAERFAPFYFYAGATGFTTGLGNFAPRISLALYDALVSNDSRTAMSIVEKITPSEDFRENRGKANNVPAVKAAMDYLGL
- a CDS encoding amidohydrolase, which gives rise to MKALVNGTILCPVNGQIENATVLFEKGKILEVGADVDVPDSADVVDVKGKYILPGFVEAHAHQGLFDGSIGWAGADGNEATDPVTPEVRGIDSFNPDEPSIAEVPKGGVTCVNTGPGSANVVSGEAFVFKPTGDAVVDDMVIMAPSGLKIATGENPKGAHGKQHDRMPSTRMGVAALLRKTFTEARNYMDEWKAYGEKRKEAKEKGEALPKPPNRDLGKETLVKVLKGEIPLHAHAHRADDIATVVRVAKEFNLRVMIIHCTEGHKIADFLAENDVPAVVGPTMFWVSKPETRERGFETAVKLNEAGVKVALQTDSLTPMNFFPLLPMHVIKKGMSREDALRCVTMNPAEMLGLDDRVGSLEAGKDADIVVWSGHPFEFYNEVEKVFINGEEMELESD